In Drosophila miranda strain MSH22 chromosome XR, D.miranda_PacBio2.1, whole genome shotgun sequence, the genomic window GCAACTGACATTTTTCAAACATGTTGTGGGATTTCCCCCACGAGAACGAGCACGATCCCCTTTCCATCGTCCAACATTGACTTTGACTTGTTTCGTGTTAATTTTCCGAAGGGGAAAACTCTACCCACATATCCCTCAGACAGAGAGGAGTACACACCCCTAACCTCAGAGAAAAGAGAgaagtcggagtcggagtcggagttggAGTCCTCCCTACTGATAACTCATCAAGTTCTCATATCCTTTTGGCTTTGCGAGAATGTGGGATATGGGATGGGGGCCAGGATGCCAGTGAAGCGTTTTTAATGTGTTTATAAATATGCTGGCCCCAGACTACAGACAGGCCATCCTCCACAACTGTAGTTTATAAAATTCTTGTCCCTTTTGAAGCTCTCCAAATTGACCCCTTGGCCGTtgctgttgtcgttgtcgttgtcgttcaTGTGTCTTCCGGGCTCCTGTGCCTGTGCGACGAGCATATCCCGGACATCCTGGGAGGCCCTGATGGGGAGGATTCGGTATGTGTTTGTTGGGGAAGCTTGTCGCCTCTTCGGTTGAGACTTATGGGAGAGAGATTCACAAGAGACAGGCAGCGATAGCGATACATGAGACAGGGAAAGGAGACAGAAACGGTGACTGGAAGAGGCACAAGAGACGGGAGGGAGGCGAAGGCTAAACGGATGCCCCTCTGATGTGGCGGTTTATCAACAATGCCACGCCCCTTGCGGCTTATGGCTAAATGTGAAAATTAATGCAAGCTCTTGGAAGAGGCGAGGCGTTTGCTGATATTGAAATTAGTCGAGATGCCACAGGAGCTGCCAGTGCCGCCTGTCCGTCCAGCAGAGATAAGGCGTGCCCGGGTATGGCATTTAATGAAATCGTTAACCCGTACAAATTTGCATAAACGGGTATCCCGAGGAAACGGGGAAAGGGGGAAAGGGATCCcagcatcaacatcagcatcAGTGTCAGTGTCAGTGGCAAATATTTGAACTATGGGCAGGCATAATTGCTATTTGATTGCCGAAAGTGAAAGGTGAAAGGCTGTGTTCCGGTGGCAAAGCTAAATGAATCTCATGGCGGGGCGAATAAATCACTTGGGGTGGCTTACGAAGTACGAGTAAGTATACCCTGAATTAATTTGAATGATTAAGTATGTTGCGGTGAATAGAGAATAGTTTTTCCTCCTTCGATATCCTATCAATGTCAccgcatcatcatcatcacgaAAGTTCTGCCATCCAATCAGCCCTCAGCCAAGGGTCTTTCCTCCCCTATTGTGCCAGTGTCTCCCCTCGAACAAAGAGCTTTCCACCCGCCGCTTCTTATATTTTCAATTTGATGCCTAAGCCTGCTTAGGGCTTTTGGGGAAGAGGCAGAAATGAAACCATATTAGTATTTTGGCCTGTCATTTTATTGAAGCAACAAAAATTATAATTTCGTCAATAGAATGGGAGTGCGGGTTCTGTTCCGGGTCCTGGGCCTTGTAAGCCCCgtggcaacaacaaaagctaggAACCCGGtcccgaacccgaacccgaacccgagCCCTGGGAGGACTCGCATTGAATGCGTCTGGATTTCAATTTGTGTTTTTTGGTCAGGATTTGCACTTCGTCAGCGCCCTTGCCCTTCCCTTCCACTTCCCCTTTCCTTTTGTTGGTTAATAATCAAACGCATTCGTTTGGGGATGATGTAAATGTGCCTGTGGCTTAGACCCCATCTACACCTCCTGCCCTGCTGGTCTCCGCTTCCTGGCTATTGATACTTTGGGATTGCCCTTCGGTTATTTAACTTTTTCGTAGACATGTGATATCCTCCATGTGGGGGCGTTCGTCCATTAGCGCCCTGCATGGAATCCTTccgctgctctgctgctcggCTGCTTGTTTGCCAGTGTTGAGTAATTGGATTAGATTACTTctgaatttttatattttttttggtttttttttacctGCCACAGCCCTCCCGCCGGGGCACTGTCAAGCCTGATTGATTGATGGATGGATCTTGCGGCATTGTCAATATGCTTTTTACGGCCCCTGTCATCCCATCTTCCTTCCTAAGTTTATATTAAATTTCCTTTTAATGGCCCacgcagaaaaaaaaaacaactttGCCGCCGGATGTGGGAAAATGTATCAATACATCgaaatgtatatgtatatgtatataaaatatatataggtGTATTGATACAGCTGCTATTGCCTCCTTTTTTTATCGCTTCTTTTCAGCAAAGAGCGAAGGAccgccggagccggagccggagcagACTATAATAATTTTCTGCATCATATCTGCAGGGCTATTAAATTCACATAAAATTTTCAGCGGCATGTGAGTAGTATTTTTCTCACGCATTCATGCCGCACTATACCCTCGaggctgccactgcccctgccactgccactgccactgccacctcGCCAAGAGCTGCAACCAATggaaaaatcataaaaatttATGATTGCAATAATCTGGCTTTCCACGAAACTTGTTCGTTGTTTTTCGCtggcttgtttttttttatgcgGAAGCGCAATTGGGTTTTGCGAGGAAGTGAACGAGATATGGCTCAGAGGAACTGACAcgaaaaattatgaaataaaaataaaaagggTAGTGACAGTAGAGCATCGCTGGCACCACTGCGTATACGGAATGGGTATATTTTAATGATACGAGCACTCGTTGTCGGCCTTGACCGCCTGATTGGCAAGCGAAATGCAGATAGCATGGAAATTGCTAAACAAAATGGTTATGACAAAATCGATAAAAGGCTCCTCAAGGCCATGGCCAGGGACaagagaaggaggaggagaggAAGAATGTGATGGGACCCATTACAACTTTGGGACTGAAACCCAACAAAGACACAACAAGACTTGCTGTGGCTTATCGTGTTCCGTCCGATCTGCGTTGAGTTATCAACGATATGCTTAATTTAGTTACAACAGAAAGCCCATAGAAAGCCCCTCTCATCCCCACCCTCCGAAAAGGGTCCCTTGGCAAGTGTAATAATTTGTTGTTATTATCTCCTGGTGGAGGAGACCGGGACCCCAAAAGACAATGCCGTTCGCATTGGCCCAGTTCCAAGGGCGCGCCAGGAGTAGGCTTCCTCTGCATGTGGCATTCATCTACTGCTCTATGCGattgtgtgtgttcgtgtgccACGGAGAGGCAACATAATGAGCGCATTACATGCCATGTGGCACTTGGGCCTATCAGCCATCCGATGTGCTCAGCACTTGGCGGTTTGCCTGCGTCGAACGCATAAATTTCAAGGACATAAGACTGCCTCAGAGACCGAATGGATGGCAGCGGAGTAGAGTGGGAAATTCGAAAAACATGGCCAAAGAACATGCGAAGCGCGAAAAATAAATTGACAGCCCGAAGGTATGCAACGCTTTTTTGCGCAGTCTATGACCTACATGGGAGCGCAGTGTCTGGTTGGGGGTTGGGGCAACAGTGGGAGCGGCAGTTGTCGAAGGCAAGGCAAGGCCATGCCACGCCACGAATATACATGTGTACCACATTTCCACTAATTATTTATGGAGTTTGTCAGCGAAACCTTTCCTCTCATTTCCCGTAGATATGTATTTTCATTTAAGGTTGTTCGTTCTCCTTTTGAATAgaattttattttcaattcGTAAATTCGTAAATTCGTAAATTCGGTTTATCCACCGGTTTATAATCATTCAGAAATTTAATTCTACTCGTATTAAATTAATGCTCTAGCATTATGGCAGCTCTCTGTTCAGCATTCCATTTGCTTAATAATGATAATAGTGATAATTTATTAAAAAGAGCGcttgtctctgtctctttcccATCCAGGACGGGACTGGGATCGGAGGGGACGACGGACAACGGACGGACGGGGACTGCACTCCGGTAATGTCATTAATTGCGTACGCATGCATTTTTGATGCATTCGGCTGCGAAAATCAATTAAACGTAAAATAAACGACACAAAATGCACACGAATTGAACAACCTGTGCATCGAGGCATTTAAAACAAATGTTTTTGTTAAAGGTACTCAAAATGTTGCAACCCCGATATGAGAATTTGTGTTGCCTCGACTTAAAATCGAAGAAGTTCTGCACAAAAATAACCACTTATTGAAAGTCGAAAAATCATTCATCAGTACACGTGTCTTGTCATTGCACCCATTCCAAATTTGGTATGGAATGTGGTATTTTAATAGAAAAACGGACAAATGCTGATAAGAAAGAACAGTATATAAGGCAGTCGCACCTGAACTTAAGCTTAAGTCAGTTTTGAATCGTCAAAATGGTAATCTTTCTGTGTCTTCTGGTGGCACAACTATTTATTGCTGGAGAATCCAACCAGCTGCAGCGTATCGCCAATGGAGAGCTGGCCAAAGAAGGACAATTTCCATACCTTGTTGGACTTGTATTCGGACCCAAGGCTTTAGCTTTATCTTCTTTAGATCGCTACAGTGTGTGCGGTGGCAGCATTATATCCAATGAATGGATACTTACGGCTGCTCATTGCACTACAGGATTGCCAAAGGAGGTAAAGATATTCTATGGCTCTACCCAGAAGGAAAATGCAAAAGTTGAAACAGTGCAGGGGTCTAACATTCATCGACATCCGAGGTACAGAATAATATTTCATAATAATTACCGTCACGATGTGGCCCTGATTCGCACTCCCGCGGTTAAGTTCAATGATCGAATTCAAAGCATTCCCCTGCCATCACCCAGAGACGGTAGAAGGTCGATTAGACCGGGTCAGTCAGTCATTTCCGCCGGATGGGGTGCACAACATATAAAAGGAGATTCAGTGGATCGTTTGAATTGGGTCGCACTAGAGATCGGCGATATATCTGAGTGCGTAAGCATATACGGAAATTTGAAAGGCGCATTGTGTGTTCGCACCGACAAGAAAAGATCCACCTGCAAAGGAGACTCTGGTGGACCGCTGGTGCTAGAAGACGAGCAGAAATTGGTCGGAATCGTCTCATTTGGATCTACTATAGGATGT contains:
- the LOC108153515 gene encoding serine protease 3-like, with product MVIFLCLLVAQLFIAGESNQLQRIANGELAKEGQFPYLVGLVFGPKALALSSLDRYSVCGGSIISNEWILTAAHCTTGLPKEVKIFYGSTQKENAKVETVQGSNIHRHPRYRIIFHNNYRHDVALIRTPAVKFNDRIQSIPLPSPRDGRRSIRPGQSVISAGWGAQHIKGDSVDRLNWVALEIGDISECVSIYGNLKGALCVRTDKKRSTCKGDSGGPLVLEDEQKLVGIVSFGSTIGCDLGYPVVYTDVISYLDWIESVSGVTPE